A section of the Mycobacterium sp. 3519A genome encodes:
- a CDS encoding copper resistance D family protein, giving the protein MTPLLSAVVRAAADLSAVVAFGLAVVPMLDVPRYRDELMRRATGPLTIVAAVWFVAELLRLVVETAEAAALGLPRLGVHTVLDFALHTAPGRSALFSVVAAGLVGLVAVAPRTAATNVAVAGVAAAGVAARPLTGHLSESPVGGLAVAVHTLAAALWCGTLAALVLTVRHRGQWARVLPRFSQLSLGCVAALLAGGVVGAVITLGSPSQLVTTGYGRLLTAKIVLTVALVLLAYRNRTMWVPAARAHRATAVVSRSRALFEVAIMAVALTLAAALAVTG; this is encoded by the coding sequence GTGACGCCGCTGTTGTCGGCGGTGGTGCGCGCGGCGGCCGACCTGTCGGCCGTCGTCGCGTTCGGTCTTGCCGTCGTGCCGATGCTCGACGTGCCCCGCTACCGCGACGAGTTGATGCGGCGCGCCACCGGTCCGTTGACGATCGTGGCGGCGGTCTGGTTCGTCGCGGAACTGCTGCGCCTCGTCGTGGAGACCGCCGAGGCGGCGGCGCTCGGGCTGCCCCGGCTGGGCGTGCACACGGTGCTCGACTTCGCGTTGCACACCGCGCCGGGGCGCTCCGCGCTGTTCAGTGTGGTCGCGGCGGGTCTGGTGGGGCTGGTCGCGGTGGCGCCGCGGACTGCGGCGACGAACGTCGCGGTCGCTGGTGTGGCGGCGGCCGGGGTGGCCGCCCGCCCGCTGACCGGCCATCTGTCGGAGAGCCCGGTGGGCGGGTTGGCGGTCGCCGTGCACACGCTCGCGGCGGCGCTCTGGTGCGGCACGCTGGCCGCGTTGGTGCTCACGGTCAGGCACCGCGGCCAGTGGGCCAGGGTGCTGCCGCGGTTCTCCCAGCTGTCGCTGGGTTGTGTAGCGGCGCTGCTGGCAGGCGGCGTGGTCGGGGCGGTGATCACGCTGGGCTCGCCGAGCCAGCTGGTCACGACGGGGTACGGCAGGCTGCTGACCGCGAAGATCGTGCTGACGGTGGCTCTGGTGCTGTTGGCGTACCGCAATCGCACGATGTGGGTGCCCGCCGCGCGTGCGCACCGGGCCACCGCGGTGGTGTCACGGTCGCGGGCGTTGTTCGAGGTGGCGATCATGGCGGTCGCGCTGACGCTGGCGGCCGCGCTGGCAGTGACCGGTTAA
- a CDS encoding copper resistance CopC family protein, whose amino-acid sequence MNRLIATLLLAISLTTAAVAGAGVASAHATRVATDPVENTELTQAPHKVSAMFKEALQTQFAAMTVVGPDGNLWSTGEPHIDGAVVSVGVRPLGPAGTYTVNYRVTSADGHVVSGSWSFTLTVAGTGTPGPSASATQPHDDGIPVWPFFVAAGLIVAGAAIWAVRRQR is encoded by the coding sequence ATGAATCGCCTCATCGCGACACTGCTGTTGGCCATCTCGCTGACCACGGCGGCGGTGGCAGGCGCCGGTGTCGCATCGGCTCATGCGACCCGCGTGGCGACCGACCCCGTCGAGAACACCGAGTTGACCCAGGCGCCGCACAAGGTCAGCGCGATGTTCAAGGAGGCACTGCAGACACAGTTCGCCGCGATGACGGTCGTCGGCCCGGACGGCAACCTCTGGTCGACGGGTGAACCGCATATCGACGGCGCGGTCGTCAGCGTCGGGGTGCGGCCGCTCGGCCCGGCCGGCACGTACACGGTCAATTACCGGGTGACGTCTGCCGACGGTCATGTGGTGTCCGGATCGTGGTCGTTCACGCTGACTGTCGCGGGGACCGGCACACCCGGTCCGTCGGCGTCGGCGACGCAGCCGCATGACGACGGCATTCCGGTCTGGCCGTTCTTCGTCGCCGCCGGACTGATCGTCGCGGGCGCTGCGATATGGGCGGTGCGGCGACAGCGGTGA
- a CDS encoding YcnI family protein, with translation MRISTRASSRALITAAVIPVSLLAGAAPASAHVHADADNPAPGSYSVVTFRVPNESEKGALTTQLSVALPNVASASTEVMPGWTAKLDRDAAAGTVSSITWTAAPGAGIPPDQFALFRISVKLPDTPSISLPATQTYSDGTVVKWDQPTPPGGEEPEHPAPEIALTSASASTPAADDTARWLAGGALAVAAVAVASALLIRRRA, from the coding sequence ATGCGAATCAGTACCCGGGCGTCCTCGCGCGCCCTCATCACCGCTGCGGTGATTCCCGTCAGCCTGCTGGCCGGCGCCGCTCCCGCGTCGGCCCATGTCCACGCCGACGCGGACAATCCGGCACCCGGCTCCTATTCGGTGGTCACCTTCAGGGTGCCCAACGAATCCGAAAAGGGCGCTTTGACAACGCAATTGAGCGTTGCATTACCCAATGTCGCCTCGGCGAGCACCGAAGTCATGCCGGGCTGGACCGCCAAGCTGGACCGCGACGCGGCCGCCGGAACGGTCAGCTCGATCACCTGGACCGCGGCGCCGGGGGCCGGGATTCCACCGGACCAGTTCGCGCTGTTCCGGATCTCGGTGAAGCTGCCGGACACGCCATCCATCAGCCTGCCCGCCACGCAGACGTATTCGGACGGCACGGTGGTGAAGTGGGACCAACCCACCCCGCCCGGCGGGGAGGAGCCCGAACACCCGGCGCCCGAGATCGCGCTGACAAGCGCGTCGGCCTCGACGCCCGCGGCCGACGACACGGCGCGCTGGCTGGCCGGCGGTGCGCTGGCGGTCGCCGCCGTTGCGGTCGCGTCAGCCTTACTGATACGACGTCGAGCATGA
- a CDS encoding DUF6474 family protein, with protein MSLFKRKTRATRRAEARAIKAKAKLEAKLAAKNEARRIKSQQAAETRALKAQLRAQRDSDKAALKVAEAQLKAAREGKLFSPTRIRRMLTVTRLLAPIAVPLFYRASIAARGYLDERKAARLGVPLAQLGQFSGHGAELSARIAGAEQSLRLVAEKKPKDAETKQFVTAITDRLRDLSAAVTAAENMPVSRRRAAHDAIAKQLDGIDADLMARLGLV; from the coding sequence ATGAGCCTGTTCAAGCGCAAAACCCGTGCCACCCGCCGCGCCGAGGCCCGCGCCATCAAGGCCAAGGCCAAGCTCGAGGCCAAGCTGGCCGCCAAGAACGAAGCGCGTCGCATCAAGTCGCAGCAGGCGGCCGAAACCAGGGCATTGAAGGCGCAACTGCGGGCCCAACGTGACAGCGACAAGGCCGCGCTGAAGGTTGCCGAGGCTCAGCTCAAGGCTGCCCGCGAAGGTAAGTTGTTCTCCCCCACCCGCATTCGGCGGATGCTCACAGTCACCCGGCTGCTCGCGCCGATCGCGGTGCCGCTGTTCTACCGGGCCTCCATCGCCGCGCGCGGCTACCTCGACGAACGCAAGGCCGCTCGGCTCGGCGTCCCGCTCGCCCAGCTGGGCCAGTTCTCCGGGCACGGCGCCGAGTTGTCGGCCCGGATCGCGGGCGCCGAGCAGTCGTTGCGCCTGGTCGCCGAGAAGAAGCCCAAGGACGCCGAGACCAAGCAGTTCGTCACCGCCATCACCGACCGGCTGCGTGACCTGTCGGCCGCCGTCACGGCCGCGGAGAACATGCCGGTGTCACGCCGTCGCGCTGCGCACGACGCGATCGCCAAGCAACTCGACGGCATCGACGCCGACCTGATGGCCCGGTTGGGCCTCGTCTGA
- a CDS encoding ImmA/IrrE family metallo-endopeptidase, with the protein MPASRRVTRAVSAVLDLAPRRGEVSLPRLVDAVSEDRNRPIELKMADLPPGVCGQWRQYADRDVFLIQKGLPAWDRTLAHELGHLVLGHEGIPVVQAARENTEMASSDLIGYMLNQRTGCMGPAGEDAEQEAEDFAALLIYRLGRLPSDRSSIVQVRLGEAFG; encoded by the coding sequence ATGCCTGCCAGTCGCCGCGTCACCCGCGCCGTCAGCGCGGTGCTCGATCTTGCCCCACGCCGCGGGGAAGTCTCTTTGCCTCGCCTCGTCGATGCCGTGAGCGAGGATCGTAACCGGCCGATAGAACTCAAAATGGCCGACCTGCCACCAGGAGTGTGCGGGCAGTGGCGCCAATACGCCGACCGCGACGTCTTCCTGATCCAGAAGGGCCTACCCGCGTGGGACCGCACCCTGGCCCACGAACTCGGCCATCTGGTGCTGGGTCACGAGGGCATCCCCGTGGTCCAGGCGGCCAGGGAGAACACCGAGATGGCCAGCTCCGATCTGATCGGTTACATGCTCAACCAGCGGACCGGATGCATGGGTCCCGCCGGTGAGGACGCCGAACAGGAAGCCGAGGACTTCGCGGCCCTGCTGATCTACCGGCTTGGTCGACTACCGTCGGATCGCTCGTCGATTGTTCAGGTCCGACTCGGAGAGGCGTTTGGTTGA
- a CDS encoding helix-turn-helix transcriptional regulator, translating to MSNTFAARLNRLFDTVYPPGRGPHTSAEVIAALKAEGVTMSAPYLSQLRSGNRTNPSAATMAALANFFRIKPAYFTDDEYYEKLDKELSWLANMRDEGVRRIAARTVGLSAEAQQDIVQKVDELRRREHLDD from the coding sequence ATGAGCAACACGTTCGCCGCTCGGCTAAACCGGCTGTTCGACACGGTTTACCCGCCGGGTCGCGGTCCGCACACGTCCGCTGAAGTCATCGCCGCCCTGAAGGCCGAAGGCGTCACGATGTCGGCTCCGTACCTGTCGCAGCTCCGCTCAGGCAACCGCACCAACCCATCGGCAGCCACCATGGCCGCCCTTGCCAACTTCTTCCGTATCAAGCCGGCGTACTTCACCGACGATGAGTACTACGAGAAGCTCGACAAGGAATTGAGCTGGCTCGCGAATATGCGCGACGAGGGCGTTCGCCGCATTGCGGCGCGCACAGTCGGCCTGTCCGCAGAGGCGCAGCAGGACATTGTCCAGAAGGTCGATGAGCTGCGTCGCCGGGAGCACCTGGACGATTAG
- a CDS encoding peptidase — protein MDMGSGRAIEIAPFHSHGSLKGFVISGRWPDSTKEWAQLLMVAVRVASLPGLLSTTTIFGAREELPDEPEPGTVGLVVAEGPVVGEAAVPPGHFADHQPPALLMLHPPSETMPSLPECTGAASGCVLLPGIPYLGLEHRAAWVEAEADGTVTSMVSRVGVDPISHPDTAILAMLLAA, from the coding sequence ATGGACATGGGGTCTGGTCGGGCAATCGAGATTGCCCCGTTTCATTCACATGGATCACTCAAGGGCTTCGTAATTTCCGGCCGCTGGCCCGACTCGACCAAGGAGTGGGCACAGCTACTGATGGTCGCGGTCCGGGTCGCCTCCCTACCCGGATTGCTGTCCACCACAACGATTTTCGGTGCCCGAGAGGAACTGCCCGACGAGCCCGAGCCCGGCACCGTCGGGCTGGTGGTGGCGGAAGGCCCGGTCGTCGGCGAAGCGGCGGTTCCCCCTGGGCATTTCGCCGACCATCAGCCACCGGCGCTGCTGATGCTTCATCCGCCGTCGGAAACCATGCCGTCACTGCCGGAGTGCACCGGCGCCGCGTCGGGCTGCGTGCTGCTGCCCGGCATCCCTTATCTCGGCCTCGAGCATCGCGCCGCCTGGGTGGAGGCGGAGGCTGACGGAACGGTGACGTCGATGGTGAGCCGCGTCGGGGTCGACCCGATCAGCCACCCCGACACCGCCATCCTGGCGATGCTGCTTGCGGCTTAA
- a CDS encoding S26 family signal peptidase, with amino-acid sequence MRTFRVVDQSMRPALTAGDGLIVIRGGTPQRGQIRVFRDPRRSTRWLVKRVGDVHGSGRDAIFEARSDNPGAPGSVDSHEFGWVSAADSYRVLWTVKARSG; translated from the coding sequence TTGCGAACGTTCAGGGTCGTCGACCAGTCGATGCGGCCGGCGCTCACCGCGGGTGACGGGCTGATCGTGATTCGCGGCGGCACCCCGCAACGAGGCCAGATCCGGGTGTTCCGCGACCCGCGCCGCTCGACGCGCTGGCTCGTCAAACGTGTCGGTGATGTGCACGGGTCGGGCCGCGACGCGATCTTCGAGGCACGCTCGGACAACCCCGGCGCCCCGGGTTCCGTCGACTCCCACGAGTTCGGCTGGGTGTCGGCGGCCGATTCCTACCGAGTGCTGTGGACCGTGAAAGCCCGGTCCGGCTAA
- the sodN gene encoding superoxide dismutase, Ni, whose product MLHRLFANATEAHAHCDLYCGVYDPAQAKIEALSCLKTIQKYHDSDDDHFKARCIIIKERQAEEVKHHLMVLWADFFAKDHFEQFPNLHQLFWDGVHGAGDVKKSLDVAVAEKLLKTIDEIADIFWQTDKGKQMGVYPPA is encoded by the coding sequence ATGCTGCATCGACTTTTCGCGAACGCCACTGAAGCCCATGCCCACTGCGACCTGTACTGCGGTGTCTATGACCCCGCGCAGGCCAAGATCGAAGCGCTGTCGTGCCTGAAGACGATTCAGAAGTACCACGATTCTGACGACGACCACTTCAAGGCTCGCTGCATCATCATCAAGGAGCGGCAGGCCGAGGAGGTCAAGCATCACCTGATGGTGCTGTGGGCCGACTTCTTCGCCAAGGATCACTTCGAGCAGTTCCCCAACCTGCACCAGTTGTTCTGGGACGGTGTGCACGGCGCGGGTGACGTCAAGAAGTCGCTCGACGTCGCCGTCGCCGAGAAGCTGCTGAAGACCATCGACGAGATCGCCGACATCTTCTGGCAGACCGACAAGGGCAAGCAGATGGGTGTCTACCCGCCTGCCTGA
- a CDS encoding rhodanese-like domain-containing protein — protein sequence MDEVEVAQAQIADVPPTFDGSVILLDVREDDEWQRGHAPGAQHIPMGQVPSRLDEIDGDATLYVVCHAGGRSQRVAQYLARNGYAPVNVAGGMLAWAGAGRPVITDDGGTGVI from the coding sequence ATGGACGAGGTCGAGGTCGCGCAAGCACAGATCGCCGATGTTCCCCCGACGTTCGACGGGTCGGTGATCCTGCTCGACGTGCGTGAGGACGACGAATGGCAGCGCGGCCACGCGCCGGGCGCCCAGCACATTCCGATGGGACAGGTGCCGTCGCGCCTCGACGAGATCGACGGCGACGCGACGCTGTACGTGGTGTGTCACGCGGGCGGCCGGTCGCAGCGGGTCGCGCAGTACCTCGCGCGTAACGGCTACGCCCCGGTGAACGTCGCGGGCGGCATGCTGGCGTGGGCGGGTGCGGGCCGCCCTGTGATCACCGACGACGGCGGCACGGGCGTCATCTGA
- a CDS encoding DUF4328 domain-containing protein — MIQVCSQCGTRWNVRDRRRVWCPRCNGTLLAPSGPESGAEWSARASAPPVGHGRTPPQLPAGYRWIAVRPGTAPPPRRRKRPLGPTPRYAAVPRWGLLEHFDAPEQQTAPPRSGPSPAMVRGVLVTTMAVLGAAALVHLIRYVLLIVNRSVLLNRFVAFAATWLGVLVSVIALFMVVASLVVLTNWLIARRAAAYAHHRQDDPRTPPSLRLGCLVPLVNLFWAPVFVIELAGVEERLSTLRRPIVVWWIVWVFSYVVSIFSIATSFTTDPQGIADNTVTTIIAYLLTLATLLLAMKVFLGFERQPVERPSRRWVVVRDDDAQQTRQTPEPTAAVESEGQNPAA; from the coding sequence ATGATTCAGGTGTGTTCCCAGTGCGGAACGCGGTGGAACGTGCGCGACCGCAGACGGGTGTGGTGCCCACGGTGCAACGGGACACTGCTCGCACCGTCGGGCCCGGAGTCCGGAGCGGAGTGGAGTGCGCGTGCCAGCGCGCCGCCCGTCGGCCACGGCCGCACGCCGCCGCAATTGCCAGCCGGTTACCGCTGGATCGCGGTGCGCCCCGGTACCGCCCCGCCGCCGCGCCGCCGCAAGCGTCCGCTCGGGCCCACTCCTCGCTATGCGGCCGTCCCCAGATGGGGGCTGCTCGAGCATTTCGATGCCCCCGAACAACAGACGGCGCCGCCCCGTAGCGGCCCCTCCCCGGCGATGGTCCGTGGCGTCCTTGTCACGACGATGGCGGTGCTCGGCGCCGCCGCGCTGGTACACCTGATTCGGTACGTGCTGCTGATCGTCAACCGGTCGGTGCTGCTGAACAGGTTCGTGGCATTCGCCGCTACCTGGCTCGGTGTGCTCGTCAGCGTCATCGCGCTGTTCATGGTGGTGGCCAGCCTGGTGGTGCTGACCAACTGGCTGATCGCGCGGCGCGCCGCGGCATACGCCCACCACCGGCAAGACGACCCGCGGACCCCGCCGTCGCTGCGGCTGGGTTGCCTTGTGCCGCTTGTGAATTTGTTCTGGGCACCGGTGTTCGTCATCGAGCTGGCAGGCGTCGAGGAGCGGCTCAGCACGTTGCGCAGACCCATTGTGGTGTGGTGGATCGTCTGGGTGTTCAGCTACGTCGTGTCGATCTTCTCGATCGCGACCAGCTTCACCACGGATCCGCAGGGCATCGCGGACAACACGGTCACCACGATCATCGCCTACCTGCTGACGCTGGCCACGCTGCTGCTGGCGATGAAGGTGTTCCTCGGCTTCGAGCGCCAACCCGTCGAGCGGCCCTCCAGGCGCTGGGTGGTCGTGCGAGACGACGACGCGCAACAGACTCGTCAGACTCCTGAACCGACCGCTGCGGTTGAGTCTGAAGGGCAGAACCCGGCAGCATAG
- a CDS encoding glycerophosphodiester phosphodiesterase — MNSGDGALGGHPFVVAHRGASAERPEHTLAAYELALQEGADGVECDVRLTRDGHLVCVHDRRVDRTSNGTGLVSEMTLAQLRELDFGGWHPSRSDDGEQGDTGLLALDDLVSLVLDHNRPVKLFIETKHPVRYGALVESKVLALLHRYGIAAPASADRSRAVVMSFSAAAVWRIRRAAPMLPTVLLGETSRYLGGGAATTVGATAVGPSIATLREHPELVDRAAAQGRALYCWTVDHYEDVRYCRDVGVAWVATNHPGRTKAWLQDGLTGAGRD, encoded by the coding sequence ATGAATTCGGGCGACGGCGCGCTCGGCGGCCATCCGTTCGTGGTGGCGCACCGCGGCGCATCCGCGGAACGTCCGGAGCACACCCTGGCGGCTTACGAACTCGCGCTGCAGGAAGGCGCGGACGGGGTGGAATGCGACGTTCGGCTCACTCGTGACGGACACCTGGTCTGCGTGCACGACCGCCGGGTCGATCGCACGTCGAACGGCACCGGTCTGGTCAGCGAGATGACGCTGGCCCAATTGCGTGAACTCGACTTCGGGGGATGGCATCCCAGCCGCAGCGACGACGGCGAGCAGGGCGACACCGGACTGCTCGCGCTCGACGACCTGGTATCGCTGGTGCTCGACCACAACCGGCCCGTGAAGCTGTTCATCGAGACGAAGCACCCCGTCCGCTACGGCGCGCTGGTCGAGAGCAAGGTGCTCGCGCTGCTGCACCGCTACGGCATCGCGGCACCGGCGTCGGCGGACCGTTCCCGGGCCGTGGTGATGTCGTTCTCGGCCGCGGCGGTGTGGCGGATCCGCCGGGCGGCACCGATGCTGCCGACGGTTCTGCTCGGCGAGACCTCGCGATATCTGGGCGGCGGCGCCGCCACCACCGTCGGCGCGACCGCCGTCGGGCCGTCGATCGCCACGCTGCGCGAACATCCCGAACTCGTGGACAGGGCGGCGGCGCAGGGCCGAGCGTTGTATTGCTGGACCGTCGACCACTACGAGGACGTCCGGTATTGCCGCGACGTCGGCGTGGCGTGGGTCGCGACCAACCATCCCGGCCGCACCAAGGCGTGGCTGCAGGACGGTCTGACGGGCGCGGGCCGCGACTAG
- a CDS encoding LCP family protein — translation MAVLLVFVVAVVAGGWGMDTSLHRTAALADYPERPAAGSGTTWLLVGSDSRQGLTPAEQAELTTGDDMGNGRTDTILLVHIPSIASSTPSTMVSIPRDSYVPIPGYGQDKINAAFSEGGATLLAQTVEQATGVRVDHYAEIGFEGFATMVDAVGGVTMCPAEPINDPLAGIDLPAGCQKLDGRNALGFVRSRATPRADLDRMIHQREFMSALLHRAASPAVLLNPLRWYPMAHAASGALTVNEGDHIWDLARLAWALRGDITTTTVPIGEFTGSDSGSVVVWDSDSAGRLFSALNSDSPIPQDVLDAAQPG, via the coding sequence ATGGCCGTGCTGCTTGTGTTCGTCGTGGCGGTGGTCGCAGGCGGCTGGGGGATGGACACCTCACTGCACCGCACCGCCGCGCTCGCCGACTACCCGGAGCGGCCCGCCGCAGGCAGCGGCACCACGTGGCTGCTGGTCGGCTCGGACAGCCGTCAGGGCCTGACCCCTGCCGAGCAGGCCGAACTGACCACCGGCGACGATATGGGCAACGGCCGCACCGACACGATCCTGCTCGTCCACATCCCCAGCATCGCGTCGAGCACGCCAAGCACCATGGTGTCGATTCCGCGCGATTCCTACGTGCCGATCCCCGGCTACGGCCAGGACAAGATCAACGCGGCGTTCTCCGAGGGCGGCGCCACCCTGTTGGCGCAGACCGTCGAGCAGGCCACCGGCGTCCGCGTCGACCACTACGCCGAGATCGGCTTCGAGGGGTTCGCGACGATGGTCGACGCGGTCGGCGGCGTGACGATGTGCCCGGCCGAACCGATCAACGATCCGCTCGCCGGCATCGATCTGCCCGCGGGATGTCAGAAGCTCGACGGGCGCAACGCACTCGGGTTCGTCCGCTCCCGCGCCACGCCGCGGGCCGACCTGGACCGGATGATCCACCAGCGCGAGTTCATGTCGGCGCTGCTGCATCGCGCCGCCAGTCCCGCGGTGCTGCTCAACCCGCTGCGCTGGTATCCGATGGCGCACGCGGCCAGCGGCGCGCTCACCGTCAACGAGGGCGACCACATCTGGGATCTGGCCCGGCTGGCGTGGGCGTTGCGCGGCGACATTACGACGACGACCGTGCCGATCGGCGAATTCACCGGCAGCGACTCGGGTTCCGTCGTGGTCTGGGACAGCGACAGCGCCGGCAGGCTGTTCTCGGCGCTGAACTCCGACTCGCCGATTCCCCAGGACGTCCTCGACGCCGCCCAACCCGGCTAG
- a CDS encoding CPBP family intramembrane glutamic endopeptidase, translating to MTGPPDELTEPQRRGMRIEIAVVLAVTFGLSAYTAFLQLIEAVLLGLAGQRVALNPRRSPFDLIDLGLNLAVTFQLVAWGTLAVYLLWRSGFGPAKIGIGKLSWRSDVLGGMGLAALIGVPGLGLYLAARALGLSAHVEPAELNDTWWRIPVLLLTAFANGWAEEVVVVAFLLTRLRQLGVNPVAAMLASSLLRGAYHLYQGFSAGLGNVVMGLVFAYVWRRTGRLWPLIIAHGIIDSVAYVGYALAQGHLSWLS from the coding sequence GTGACAGGGCCGCCCGACGAACTGACCGAACCGCAGCGACGCGGCATGCGCATCGAGATCGCCGTCGTTCTGGCGGTGACGTTCGGGCTGTCGGCCTATACCGCGTTCCTTCAACTGATCGAGGCGGTACTGCTCGGCCTCGCCGGCCAGCGGGTGGCACTCAACCCACGCCGCTCCCCCTTCGACCTGATCGACCTCGGCCTCAATCTCGCCGTCACATTCCAACTCGTCGCATGGGGCACGCTTGCGGTATACCTGTTGTGGCGCAGCGGTTTTGGCCCCGCGAAGATCGGCATCGGCAAGCTGAGCTGGCGGTCCGACGTCCTCGGCGGCATGGGTTTGGCTGCGCTGATCGGCGTGCCGGGACTTGGCCTGTATCTGGCCGCGCGGGCACTCGGCCTCAGCGCGCACGTCGAACCCGCGGAACTCAACGACACCTGGTGGCGGATTCCGGTGCTGCTGCTCACCGCGTTCGCCAACGGCTGGGCAGAGGAAGTCGTCGTGGTCGCGTTCCTGCTCACCCGACTACGCCAACTCGGGGTCAACCCCGTCGCGGCCATGCTGGCCTCCAGCCTGCTGCGCGGCGCCTACCACCTGTACCAGGGTTTCAGCGCGGGCCTCGGCAATGTGGTGATGGGCCTCGTCTTCGCCTACGTGTGGCGGCGCACCGGCAGGCTGTGGCCGCTGATCATCGCGCACGGAATCATCGACTCGGTGGCATACGTCGGATATGCGCTTGCGCAGGGACATCTGAGCTGGCTGTCGTAA
- a CDS encoding DUF2470 domain-containing protein, with product MAGAAPTTAERIRSACMRAGDAMLAVEGLEPICSPVHHLLDDGSFAITVPGDGILAPMVVAAGTAGVQAVLEMTDYAPLPLREPVRSLVWIRGRLHGVLDGEVAALLDLIATEDPSPALLQVNSDYSLMRLEIESVVVADATGAEAVGVGALLDAKPDPFCAMESCWLKHMESAHREVVDRLASRLPMPLRRGRVRPLGLDRYGVQLRVEGDDGDHDVRLPFPRPVDDVTGLSQAIRILMGCPFLNGLRARRL from the coding sequence ATGGCAGGTGCAGCACCCACGACGGCGGAACGAATCCGCAGCGCATGCATGCGGGCCGGCGACGCGATGCTCGCCGTCGAGGGTCTCGAGCCCATCTGCTCCCCCGTTCACCACCTGCTCGACGACGGATCGTTCGCGATCACGGTGCCGGGCGACGGCATCCTGGCCCCGATGGTGGTGGCGGCAGGCACCGCCGGTGTGCAGGCGGTGCTCGAGATGACCGACTATGCCCCGCTGCCGTTGCGCGAACCTGTGCGCTCGCTGGTGTGGATCCGCGGCCGACTGCACGGCGTCCTCGACGGTGAAGTCGCCGCCCTGCTCGACCTGATCGCCACCGAAGACCCGAGTCCTGCTCTGCTGCAAGTGAATTCCGATTACTCGCTGATGCGACTCGAGATCGAGTCGGTGGTGGTCGCCGACGCCACCGGTGCCGAGGCGGTCGGCGTCGGGGCCCTGCTGGACGCCAAACCCGATCCGTTCTGTGCGATGGAGTCGTGCTGGCTCAAGCACATGGAGTCGGCGCACCGCGAGGTCGTCGACCGGTTGGCCAGCAGGCTGCCGATGCCGCTGCGCCGCGGCCGGGTGCGGCCGCTCGGCCTCGACAGGTACGGGGTGCAACTGCGGGTCGAAGGCGACGACGGCGACCACGACGTCCGGCTGCCGTTCCCCCGGCCGGTGGACGACGTGACCGGCCTCAGCCAGGCCATTCGGATCCTGATGGGGTGCCCGTTCCTGAACGGGCTGCGCGCCCGCCGACTCTAG
- the pheA gene encoding prephenate dehydratase: MPRIAYLGPEGTFTEAALLKMSADGLVPGGSGITPDPAASPQVALEMVRAGDADYACVPIENSIDGSVLPTLDNLATGVPVQIFAETTLDISFTIAVRAGVTEPVSIAAYPVARAQVQRWAAEHLSEAKFQAADSNAAAAVDVVEGRADAAVTTALAADRHGLTALATNVVDEPNARTRFVLVGTPAPPPQRTGSDRTSVVLRLDNVPGALVSALTEFAIRDIDLTRIESRPTRKELGTYFFFLDCVGHIADEAVAEALKALHRRCADVRFLGSWPTGSDAGAAPPKLDEASEWLARLREGKP, encoded by the coding sequence GTGCCGCGCATCGCCTATCTCGGACCCGAAGGGACGTTCACCGAGGCGGCGTTGCTGAAGATGTCCGCCGACGGTCTGGTCCCCGGCGGTTCCGGCATCACACCGGATCCGGCCGCCAGCCCGCAGGTCGCGCTGGAGATGGTTCGGGCAGGTGACGCGGACTACGCGTGCGTACCGATCGAGAACTCCATCGACGGGTCGGTGTTGCCGACACTGGACAACCTCGCCACCGGTGTGCCGGTGCAGATCTTCGCCGAGACGACGTTGGACATCTCGTTCACCATCGCGGTGCGCGCAGGTGTCACCGAACCCGTGTCGATCGCCGCGTATCCGGTGGCGCGCGCCCAGGTGCAGCGGTGGGCGGCAGAGCACCTGAGTGAGGCGAAGTTCCAGGCGGCCGACTCCAACGCCGCGGCAGCCGTCGACGTGGTCGAGGGCCGGGCGGACGCTGCCGTCACCACCGCCTTGGCCGCCGACCGGCACGGGCTGACCGCGCTGGCCACCAACGTCGTCGACGAGCCCAACGCGCGGACCCGGTTCGTGTTGGTCGGCACGCCGGCCCCGCCGCCGCAGCGCACCGGATCCGACCGCACCTCGGTGGTGCTGCGCCTGGACAACGTTCCCGGCGCACTGGTCTCCGCGTTGACCGAATTCGCGATCCGCGACATCGACCTCACCCGTATCGAATCCCGGCCCACCCGAAAGGAGTTGGGCACCTACTTCTTCTTCCTCGACTGTGTCGGCCACATCGCCGACGAAGCGGTCGCCGAGGCACTCAAAGCGCTGCACCGTCGTTGTGCAGACGTGAGATTTCTAGGTTCTTGGCCGACAGGGTCGGATGCAGGGGCGGCACCGCCGAAACTCGACGAGGCATCGGAGTGGTTGGCGCGGCTTCGTGAGGGCAAGCCGTGA